From the genome of Equus asinus isolate D_3611 breed Donkey chromosome 24, EquAss-T2T_v2, whole genome shotgun sequence:
ATGATCACAGATTTTCTTGCATTACTTGTATTGATACAGCACCTTGACTCATGGGTTGACATATAGTGCTTGAGTTGTGATGACACCACTCACTGTTGACATTTCCTGGTGGTGGGGTGTATCAGACCTCTTATGTATGAAGCATAAGGGAACAGGCTGTTTCACAACAGCATTCTCGTTCTTTGAAAAGTGAATGTTATTATTCACTCTAAGTAATACCTTAAGTCTCCGTCAGTGTTGCTTAACATTGTTGTTAACTCCTACAACAGTGTCTTGAGTTCGTTTGTGTCTCTgctgttacagaaaaaaaattctcaactgCATATCAAAATATTCCAGTATTACGCAGTTTGTAATAAAAGAATTGTATTGCGTGTCTGAAAGAATACACAGTAACCTGCCTCTATGCTGTGGCTTTGGCTCTCTTTCTTACCTTTGTATTCTCATCTCGCCTCCCTCTGTTTCAGCTAGCCGTGAGGTGGTTGGAACACAACTGCCGTTACCAGTACATGGATGAACTCCTGCAGTATATCCGCTTTGGCCTGATGGACGTGGATACTCTCCATACAGTTGCCCTGTCCCACCCCCTTGTCCAGGCAAGTGAGACCGCAACAGCTCTTGTCAATGAGGCCCTGGAATACCACCAGAGCATCTATGCACAGCCCGTGTGGCAGACTCGCAGGACCAAACCACGGTTCCAGTCAGACACTCTGTATATCATTGGTGGGAAAAAGCGTGAGGTCTGTAAAGTCAAGGAACTTCGGTACTTCAATCCTGTTGATCAGGAGAATGCTCTCATAGCTGCCATTGCCAACTGGAGTGAGCTGGCTCCCATGCCCGTGGGAAGGAGCCACCATTGTGTGGCAGTCATGGGGGATTTCCTGTTTGTAGCAGGAGGGGAAGTGGAGCACGCCAGTGGCCGGACATGTGCCGTGAGGACTGCCTGTCGCTATGACCCCCGCAGTAATTCCTGGGCAGAGATAGCACCCATGAAAAACTGCCGGGAGCATTTCGTGCTGGGTGCCATGGATGAATACCTCTATGCAGTAGGGGGCAGAAATGAACTGCGCCAGGTTCTGCCTACCGTTGAGCGATATTGCCCCAAGAAGAACAAATGGACTTTTGTGCAGTCCTTTGACCGATCCCTTTCATGTCACGCTGGCTATGTGGCGGATGGTCTTCTTTGGATATCAGGTAGAACATGCCTCATACGTTGGATTTATGGAAAAACACTTTCATTGTGGCATAAATTTAAAAGTCAAGCTTTGGTATTGTGGCCATGTGTAATTGAGTGAATGAGCCAAGGATGCCATTTTAGCTAATTAACATTCATGTATTGAGCGCGTACTCTATAGAGAGCAATGTAATGGGAAGTAATTGACCTTTCTGTAACTTTCTGAGTGATTAGTGGAGTAAAAATTCAAGATGGAAATTAATGGCCCGTCACATCTCTTTTTCTACCAGACTTTCTATTGTTGAGATTGTCAGCTTTTGATATTCGTGGATGGTGTTGCACACCTTGTGGTTTATCCAGGTCCTAGGCTTTTTCTTTCACCCTGGGCTGCCTGACTAGGAGGCTTCCATCAAAGACAGGGCAGGTGAAATAAAATCCCCGTAACTCCATTTTGATGGGTGTAGCAATGGGCATAGATCAAGGTAAGAGCCATGCTGGGCACTGAGGGAAGGAATTTAAGTTATTggttaaaataatgtttttgtgtTATCTCTGAATTGCAGTTATGCATGCCATCCTGATCATTCATTCCTATTTACTCTTGTGTTCTTCCTGATTATTTGGGGGCACCAATTAtgttagattatttttttcttttgtttttttttaaaagcctttttttttaaaagccttttgaTTATGGAAAAAGCAGTGAAGCTATTGTAATGAAACCCACATACCCAAAACCCAGCTTCAGCAGTAATCCACTCCTTGCCAGTCTTCTTTCATCCACTACCGCGTACTCCTTCAAACCCCTCATGACTGCCTTTTCACTTGAACAGGAAGAGTCTGTGAGGGCTATATTCAGTCAACTGACATTATCAACCTGTGTTTCCAGTCCTATTGAAAAGACCTAAAATGTTCTCCTTGGAAAGGTTTGCCTATCAGGGAAGAAAAGTTGCATCTTCTCTTAGTTGGAGGATATTCATTTTGTAACCCAGATGGAACTTGTTGAATTTCTATGTCAAGGACAAAGAGGAAAGTCAAATAACTTAAACACTACAAGCAGCTTTGAGATGTTTGTACTTAGAAGAAACAATCACTTTTAAGTACACCTGTGAAGGCTTCTCAGCTTCCCTCAACAGTCTTGTTTATCTTGTTAGCTGTTTAACATCTGCTCTGACAAAATTTTCCCTTGCATTTAAACTAAATTTGTTTggactctgcccattttttccttttgctgttctCAATAACAAGGGAGACAGCCACCGTCTCGGCTTCTCTGGGTGGATCAGTTATTGGCAATTTCTTGATTTTCGTTGAAGAAACCTAGCTCATGTCAGGGTTTAAGTGCTTGAGCATTAGTGAATAAAGTTAAGATTAGGACAAAGGAAGAGGATAAATGAGGTGGACCCTATAATTACTGGTCCTGTATACCAAATACACAATAGATGTGAGTGTATATGTTagcatatatagatatatatgtaaacaAGAGCCTCATTTATCTGGTGACTTATTCCCTTTAAGTATATATttcaatagttaaaaaaaataaccactaGGACTATATCCTGTTAGCTTTGCTGGAGAAACTTCAGACTTGGCTACAAATAAGTCTTTGCCAATAAAGTGGACAGATCTGCACTTGGATAACAAAACAATGATGGATTTATGAAATCaatgtaatttgtattttctcctaATTTACATTCCTTCCATTGACTCATTTAGTTTTCATATATTGTTAATGTACTGCATTCCGAAATTTTGCAttgctttttctaaattttgtttgaatttctcataaatattttaataaatatttcctattttttggCTATAGAAGTAGCCTTTTGAAATATGCTGGAGTTTCCCTTACATAATCTTAAAGATATGACTACTTAATACCTTCTTTAGTGAGGCCTTAAGAAAGCACAGAAGCCTATCTTAGACTGACTGAATCTATCATCCTGGTATCAAGCTGAATTCTCTTTCAGTGCGGGtctgtatatttcctttttccattttattaaatgTATCAACTTATTACAGATCTTATTGCTATGTCACTTTGTTTTCCCCTACTGtgaaaggaaatacattttctttgttcttcttttgcacTAATATATGCTGCCTGTGTTAACCATACTTAATGAAAACAATCTCAATTTTCTCAGGTTTGTTTCTCCCTACTGtgtacttgagatgaaaaactcACTTCCCTGTGTACAGTACAATACCTTTAattggaaagaagaggaaatcacCAGTGACATTTCTAATCCTTCAGtcctctgcctctttcctcaGGCCCAGCTTATAATAAATCAATTGTGAATCTAACCATGGATAGGGAGGGGTGACTAGATTTGCTAATGGgccccttaaaaaaaaagacaggtaTATTTCACCTGACTATCACTGATTTAGAAGTGTTACCCTGATTTGAAAGTGTTTGAGGCTATTTCTTATCCTTTACCAACTAATTCAGTATTTCCAACTTAATTGGTGGGGCATTGGGTCATTGGCATCCTTTTGCCGTTTTGGCAGCTTTGCCTGAGGTGGAGTTAGTAAGGATTATAAAATGTGGGTTTTAGGGACTTATTTCCCTTCCATAGAACACAA
Proteins encoded in this window:
- the KLHL32 gene encoding kelch-like protein 32 isoform X5, with protein sequence MDELLQYIRFGLMDVDTLHTVALSHPLVQASETATALVNEALEYHQSIYAQPVWQTRRTKPRFQSDTLYIIGGKKREVCKVKELRYFNPVDQENALIAAIANWSELAPMPVGRSHHCVAVMGDFLFVAGGEVEHASGRTCAVRTACRYDPRSNSWAEIAPMKNCREHFVLGAMDEYLYAVGGRNELRQVLPTVERYCPKKNKWTFVQSFDRSLSCHAGYVADGLLWISGGVTNTAQYQNRLMVYEPNQNKWISRSPMLQRRVYHSMAAVHRKLYVLGGNDLDYNNDRILVRHIDSYNIDTDQWTRCNFNLLTGQNESGLAVHNERIYLVGGYSIWTNEPLACIQVLDVSREGKEEVFYGPTLPFASNGIAACFLPAPYFTCPNLQTLQVPHHRIGTI
- the KLHL32 gene encoding kelch-like protein 32 isoform X4, with amino-acid sequence MPSERCLSIQEMLTGQRLCHSESHNDSVLAALNQQRSDGILCDVTLIAEEQKFHAHKAVLAACSDYFRAMFSLCMVESGADEVNLHGVTSLGLKQALEFAYTGQILLEPGVIQDVLAAGSHLQLLELLNLCSHYLIQELNSFNYLDLYRLADLFNLTLLEKAVIDFLVKHLSELLKSRPEDVLMLPYCLLQEVLKSDRLTSLSEEQIWQLAVRWLEHNCRYQYMDELLQYIRFGLMDVDTLHTVALSHPLVQASETATALVNEALEYHQSIYAQPVWQTRRTKPRFQSDTLYIIGGKKREVCKVKELRYFNPVDQENALIAAIANWSELAPMPVGRSHHCVAVMGDFLFVAGGEVEHASGRTCAVRTACRYDPRSNSWAEIAPMKNCREHFVLGAMDEYLYAVGGRNELRQVLPTVERYCPKKNKWTFVQSFDRSLSCHAGYVADGLLWISGGVTNTAQYQNRLMVYEPNQCVSWCH